In Hevea brasiliensis isolate MT/VB/25A 57/8 chromosome 13, ASM3005281v1, whole genome shotgun sequence, a single genomic region encodes these proteins:
- the LOC110671897 gene encoding probable WRKY transcription factor 75 isoform X1 codes for MQMANPGIQFDESWINSPKTGIHQGGSSSSKSGKVDGDNENKEITRHRYAFQTRSQIDILDDGYRWRKYGQKTVKNSKFPRSYYKCTHNGCSVKKQVQRNSKDEEIVVTTYEGMHTHPTETCTDNFEEIILRQMQTYRLLSNTHV; via the exons ATGCAAATGGCAAATCCTGGAATCCAATTTGATGAAAGTTGGATTAATTCACCAAAAACTGGAATTCATCAGGGTGGAAGCTCAAGCAGTAAAAGTGGAAAGGTTGATGGGGATAATGAAAATAAGGAGATTACAAGGCATAGATATGCATTTCAGACAAGGAGTCAGATTGACATACTTGATGATGGTTATCGATGGAGGAAATATGGGCAGAAGACAGTTAAGAACAGTAAGTTTCCAAG AAGTTACTACAAGTGCACCCATAATGGATGCAGTGTGAAGAAGCAAGTCCAACGCAATTCTAAAGATGAAGAGATTGTAGTGACCACTTATGAAGGAATGCATACGCATCCAACTGAGACATGTACTGATAACTTTGAAGAAATAATCCTCAGGCAGATGCAAACTTATAGGCTCCTTTCTAATACTCACGTATGA
- the LOC110671897 gene encoding probable WRKY transcription factor 75 isoform X2, with product MQMANPGIQFDESWINSPKTGIHQGGSSSSKSGKVDGDNENKEITRHRYAFQTRSQIDILDDGYRWRKYGQKTVKNKVTTSAPIMDAV from the exons ATGCAAATGGCAAATCCTGGAATCCAATTTGATGAAAGTTGGATTAATTCACCAAAAACTGGAATTCATCAGGGTGGAAGCTCAAGCAGTAAAAGTGGAAAGGTTGATGGGGATAATGAAAATAAGGAGATTACAAGGCATAGATATGCATTTCAGACAAGGAGTCAGATTGACATACTTGATGATGGTTATCGATGGAGGAAATATGGGCAGAAGACAGTTAAGAACA AAGTTACTACAAGTGCACCCATAATGGATGCAGTGTGA
- the LOC131171959 gene encoding uncharacterized protein LOC131171959 translates to MNHKEMKFKRKGNVYPFLSSPPSSSSYKDPDSVLKLLPVAILALALSLPNHDREVLAYLIARSLISTTTTHPYSCFNTNQHHSKNNCKTTNANGKKKCVQKVPLFECGCFDCYTSFWYRWDSSPNRELIHQVIEAFEDHLLQNESPSKHARRRKRGNKAIEASVESDISVNKPEAEAETSVGEDECEVVMMPENTEGGVVKENGVVCGEKMGKMTRNLKMGMVTGQALGANHKGLARKVLPDVMGLLKSRLWSLWGPGI, encoded by the coding sequence ATGAACCACAAAGAGATGAAGTTTAAGAGAAAAGGCAATGTGTACCCTTTCCTCTCTTCACCACCATCCTCATCTTCATATAAAGATCCCGACTCTGTTTTAAAGTTACTCCCAGTGGCCATCTTAGCCCTAGCCTTATCTCTCCCAAACCACGACCGTGAAGTTTTGGCTTACTTGATAGCACGGTCCCTTatctccaccaccaccacccaccCATATTCTTGTTTCAATACTAACCAACATCATTCCAAGAACAATTGCAAAACCACCAACGCCAATGGAAAGAAGAAATGTGTCCAAAAGGTCCCCCTTTTCGAATGTGGGTGTTTCGATTGTTACACCAGTTTTTGGTATAGATGGGACTCTTCTCCAAACAGAGAGCTAATTCACCAAGTTATTGAAGCGTTTGAAGATCATTTGCTCCAAAATGAGTCTCCAAGTAAACACGCTAGACGTAGAAAGAGAGGTAACAAGGCGATTGAGGCCAGTGTTGAATCCGATATTTCTGTCAATAAACCAGAGGCGGAAGCAGAAACATCGGTGGGTGAAGATGAATGTGAGGTGGTGATGATGCCAGAGAACACTGAAGGTGGAGTTGTGAAGGAAAATGGAGTTGTCTGTGGAGAAAAGATGGGAAAGATGACAAGGAATCTGAAAATGGGGATGGTGACAGGACAAGCTTTGGGTGCTAACCACAAGGGTTTGGCCAGGAAGGTTTTACCGGACGTGATGGGTTTATTAAAATCTCGTTTATGGAGTCTTTGGGGTCCGGGCATTTAA
- the LOC110671932 gene encoding heavy metal-associated isoprenylated plant protein 7 — translation MGEEEKKPAAEEKDMEEKKPEEPKKPEGDKAEKKEEDKPADKPPAEEKKEEKKAEVSKESPPPPQEIVLKVYMHCEGCARKVRRCLKGFEGVEDVIADCKTSKVVVKGEKADPLKVLERVQKKSHRQVQLISPIPKPPSEEEKKAAEEKEKPKPEEKKEEPPVIVVVLKVYMHCEACAMEIKKRIQRMKGVESAEPDLKSSQVTVKGVFDPPKLVEYVYKRTGKHAVIVKQEAEKKAEEEKGKESKEEKKDEQGSGGGGDKENKGGEQEENKEKKESEGEAKPEAAPTEETKVVELKKNEYYYYPQRYAMEMYAYPPQIFSDENPNACSVM, via the exons ATGGGGGAG GAGGAAAAGAAGCCCGCGGCAGAAGAGAAGGATATGGAGGAGAAAAAGCCAGAGGAACCAAAGAAACCAGAAGGAGACAAGgctgaaaagaaagaagaagataaGCCAGCAGATAAACCACCagcagaagaaaagaaagaagagaaaaaagCAGAGGTTTCAAAGGaatcacctccacctccacaagaAATTGTCCTAAAGGTTTACATGCATTGCGAGGGTTGTGCCCGCAAGGTCCGCAGATGCCTAAAGGGCTTTGAAG GAGTTGAAGATGTAATCGCTGATTGCAAGACTAGTAAGGTGGTTGTAAAGGGAGAGAAGGCGGATCCATTGAAGGTTCTAGAGAGAGTTCAGAAGAAGAGCCATAGACAGGTGCAGCTTATCTCTCCGATCCCAAAACCGCCGTCTGAGGAAGAGAAAAAGGCGGCTGAAGAAAAGGAGAAGCCAAAGCCTGAAGAGAAGAAAGAAGAG CCGCCGGTGATCGTAGTGGTCCTAAAGGTTTACATGCATTGTGAAGCCTGTGCAATGGAAATCAAGAAAcggatacaaagaatgaaag GTGTGGAATCAGCTGAGCCAGATCTAAAGAGCTCACAGGTAACAGTGAAGGGAGTGTTTGATCCTCCAAAACTCGTCGAATACGTGTACAAGAGAACAGGCAAGCACGCGGTTATAGTGAAACAGGAAGCAGAGAAAAAAGCAGAAGAAGAGAAAGGCAAAGAATCCAAAGAAGAGAAAAAAGACGAACAAGGTAGTGGGGGTGGTGGTGACAAAGAAAATAAGGGTGGTGAACAGgaagaaaacaaagaaaagaaagaaagtgaaggcgAGGCCAAACCAGAGGCGGCACCCACAGAAGAGACCAAAGTGGTGGAACTGAAAAAGAATGAATATTACTATTACCCACAAAGGTACGCCATGGAAATGTATGCCTACCCTCCTCAGATCTTCAGCGACGAGAACCCCAATGCATGTTCTGTAATGTAA